The window agagtttcatcttcacccttcttttcccttttattgtgaaaagttgctaTGTCGTCGCCTTTCTATCACTAAATGGCTACGGAATGACCTTCTGTATCTGTTTGGTTTGAGCTCGGTCAAATTTAAGATACACGGCTTCTTATGTAAAGTTCTGTTTCTTCTCCTATTAATTTTTACTGACTAAAACCTTTTCTTCCATTTTGTGTAGTGGCTGGTTTTTATGCTGCTCTGATTGATGAAGAGCTACGTATAGAAGAGGTCGAACTTCATGCTAAAGAGCAAGAGCTTCTTGCTACAATTAATCAAACCCCCTTAATTGGAGTTTCGGTTCCTCTGGTCGAAGCTTCCAGTTCCCAGGTGGTTCCTGAGGTTTCTGAGGGCCTTCCTACAGAAACTTCTATTATCCCTTTGCCAGCTGCCTCTTCGTCAGTGGCTGTTGCTCCCTTACCTACTGCTTCTCTTCCTAttatcgagcttacatcccctgtaaGCTCAGAAAAATCCCCTGCTGAGGTTGCCCCTGGCAAACGACCGGGACGCAAACTCACCAGAGCTCCCTCTTCTAAAAGGAGACTCATCCTTTCTACTGTGGAGTTACTTTCAGAAGGTTTTGCTCCTACTACCCTTCCCTTTACTAAGCCTACTTTGGTTGATCTTTATCCTTCCcttattttctcttcctctccttcttccagCAGTACTGCTCCCGGTGgtacttcttttacttttcccctATCTTTACCAGAATCTGGGTCTTcaccttcttcatcctcttcttattTGGTTTTCGCTCCCCCTTCTATTCCAACCTCTTCTTTTTCTACAAGTTCTTCTTCTATTCCCGTCCTCCTTGTATTGCTGGGAGGTTCTTTTACTACTGCTCGAGAGGAAATTCGCCCCCTCTTTGGAGGGCTTACCCCTTCTGAGATAATCAATCAATTTTCCCATGAGGAAACCAAGGTATTTTTACTATTACTTCTTTATGGTTTATCCTTGACTATTTTATGACCCATTCTTATGTTCTTAGCGATGGATGGCTAATATGGGTCTGGCTTGACTAATAAACAACTTATATTCGGAGAACGAGAAGCTTAAACAACAGGTTGCTGAGATGTCCTCTACCACACTTTCAGAAGAATCTAGGAAACAATATGAAGGCCATCTTGAGATCCTTCAATCTCAATTTAAATCGGCTATGGACCTCAACACTGAATTATCTTCCAAATTAGAGAAGCAGATTACTGAGACAAACAAACTGAAGTCTGATTATGAGTCTGCATTAGCTGACAAACTCAAAACTCTACATTTGAAAGATAATGAAATAGCTTCTTTAAATGTCTCCTTGAACACAGCCAAAACAGAGGTCTCCACTAAAGATGCCGAACTGAAGTCTTCCCAGACAGCTTTAGTTATTTACCAAGCTGGTGAAGATGATCGTTTCAAGGAGCGGGCCACAACCCTAATTAGATCTACTGAATTCAATAGGTCGATTATAAAATCTATTTTGGCAGCTTATACTGCCGGAGCTGAAGGAGTCGTTGAGCAATTAAGGGAGAAAGGCTTCTTGTCCCATAATCCTCCTCCCAACTTCTTGGATCGACGCAAGCTGATTGATAATAGGCCTGATAATCTGTTTCCTCAAT is drawn from Zingiber officinale cultivar Zhangliang chromosome 1B, Zo_v1.1, whole genome shotgun sequence and contains these coding sequences:
- the LOC122039336 gene encoding uncharacterized serine-rich protein C215.13-like, giving the protein MAEEAIAPVAGFYAALIDEELRIEEVELHAKEQELLATINQTPLIGVSVPLVEASSSQVVPEVSEGLPTETSIIPLPAASSSVAVAPLPTASLPIIELTSPVSSEKSPAEVAPGKRPGRKLTRAPSSKRRLILSTVELLSEGFAPTTLPFTKPTLVDLYPSLIFSSSPSSSSTAPGGTSFTFPLSLPESGSSPSSSSSYLVFAPPSIPTSSFSTSSSSIPVLLVLLGGSFTTAREEIRPLFGGLTPSEIINQFSHEETKNEKLKQQVAEMSSTTLSEESRKQYEGHLEILQSQFKSAMDLNTELSSKLEKQITETNKLKSDYESALADKLKTLHLKDNEIASLNVSLNTAKTEVSTKDAELKSSQTALVIYQAGEDDRFKERATTLIRSTEFNRSIIKSILAAYTAGAEGVVEQLREKGFLSHNPPPNFLDRRKLIDNRPDNLFPQLSIE